From Methanothrix sp.:
CAGAAGCACCTCGCTGGCTGGAGCAGTACCTGATGTGAGCAGTATCAGAAGAACGGCAAACAGGAGATGTACCCTCATGCACGAACACCTGCGAATATTATTGAAAAGAGGGTAATTAAGACTTTCCCAGGCGGAGAAACACCTGTGGAGTCCCGAAATTATTTCGCGTCTCATCTAACTCCGGCGTAATAGTCCGGAATATGAAGCTGACCCAGGCGAAGGTTCGCTATATTCTTCGCCAGAACCGCAAAGGTGTGGCCACGAAAGAGATTGCGAGGGACATGAAGGTGTCACAAAGGAGGGTTCAACAGATCATAAAGTCATACAGAGAGTCTGGACGGGAACCTTTACTGGGA
This genomic window contains:
- a CDS encoding helix-turn-helix domain-containing protein, which encodes MKLTQAKVRYILRQNRKGVATKEIARDMKVSQRRVQQIIKSYRESGREPLLG